Genomic DNA from Paenibacillus donghaensis:
TGCGGCTCTGTTGCGCCAACCAGCCGGTAGCCTACCGTAGGTACCGCATAGAGGCTGCCATGGCTCTTCAAGCCACCCGGCTTCTCCTCGAACAACCATAACGGGAAATTGCTCAACAAGCCCCCGTCCACCATATAAACAAACTGCTCCGTGAAGGATTTACCCCGGGCTGATTCCCCGCGCAGCCGCAGCCTTACCGGGTCGAAGAAATAGGGGATGCTGCAGCTCATTCGCACGGCTTTGGCCACTTCGAAACGCTCGGGAGAGATGCCGTATTGCTCCAGTCCTTGCGGCAGCACAACAATCCGCCCATTCGTAATATCGGAAGCGACAATGGACAACTTGCCTTGCGGGAGATCGCGGAAGGTCACAATCCCTTTTTGCAGCAGAATGTCTCTAATCCAGGCTTCCAACGCTTCACCGGAATATAAGCCTTTCTTGATCATCACCCGCAGCGCCGGTCCGATATAGGCTGTATTATAAATAGGCGACCTAGTCAGAAACGAAGAGAAAGCAGTGTCCTGGATGATTCTGCTCATTTCCTTCCCGTTATACCCCGCAGCCAATAGAGCGGCCACTATCGAGCCGGAGGAGGCGCCTGCGACCCTTTTGAAGGTCCGGCCTGCTTTCTCCGTAGCCTCTACCGCTCCCGCAAGTCCGATTCCCCTGACTCCCCCGCCCTCAAATACAGCATTGATCTCCATGCACAGACTCCCCCGTTCCATAGATTCTATTGCTTATCTATGAGCACGGGGGAGAATTCATGACTGAAAGTAAAAGGTCAGCAGACTGGACAACCCAAACGGATCACGGACAACGATATCATTGGCCCGGAACATAATGCTGCCAGCCACTTCCTTATATTTCTCATTATATTTCAGCTGATTGATAATCTGTTGACCGCTCTGCCATTCGGCCTTCTGATCGCTGGCACCCACCTTGTAGGCTGCTTGCCCGATGTACAATTTCACGTCGGTGCCTTCCACCTCTTTGACCCACCAATCCACCAGCTTGTCATAGCGGGCCGTCTCGAAGGACAGGCTCCAGTATATCTGCGGCGCAACATAGTCGATCCAGTCCTGCTTGATCCAGGTGCGCACATCGGCATACATATCATCATAAGCAGAGACGCCAGCTTTGGTATCTGAACCAGTGCTGTCCACCTTGCTGTTGCGCCAGACTCCGAATGGGCTGATGCCGTAGGAGACCGACGGTTTCACATTATGAATCTGCTCGCCCAGCTGGCGGACGAATTCATTGATGTTGTCACGCCGCCAATCGCCTTTGGACACAATTCCTTTGGGATTGTAGGCTTTATAAGCAGCGTCATCGGCAAAAGCTACATTGGAGGGGTAGAAATAATCATCCAGATGCACGCCGTCCACATCGTAGCCTTTGACCACTTCCATCACCGTATCCATGATTTCCTGCCTTGCCTCCGGAATCCCCGGATTGATATACAGCTTGCTTCCGGCATTTACGATCCAGCTTGGATGTGCTTTGGCCACACTGTTGCTGGCCAGGCCGGAAGTGGAAGCATCCGTAGCTGCGCGGAACGGATTGAACCAGGCATGGAATTCCATCCCCCGCTCATGAGCCGCGGCCACCATATAAGCGAGTGGATCATATCCGGGATTCTTGCCCTGGGTTCCAGTCAGGAACTTCGACCATGGCATGAGTTCCGATGGATACAGACTGTCCGCCGACGGTCTGACCTGCACATAAACCGCATTGAAGCCAACGGCCTTCAGCTTGTCCAGCAGAACTGCGAATTCCTGCTTCTGCTTATCCGCTTTGCCTGCGGAGGAGGTGGATGGCCAATCCAGGTTGAAGACCGTCGAGATCCAGGCCCCCTTCATCGCTTTGGCCGTTCCGTTTCCGGGCAAGGTCGGGACTGGCTGCGAAGACGGCTCGGGTACACTCGGCTCTTCTGGCAGCGTCGGCGTATCCGGACCGCTTGGCTGTTGCGGCTGCGGCTCTGAGCTACCTGAGATCAAAGTAATATGGCGAGTGGCTTGATTCCATAGTACCTGAAGCCCTAGCTGCTCGCTGACAAAACGGATCGGCACCATTACTCTCCCCTGCTTAATCTGCACCGAAGTGTCGAGTGCAACGGAAGCCTCGTTCACCAGCGCTGTTTTGGTGCCGCTGGTCAGCTTCAGGATCTGTTCTCCCCGGGTAATGGTAACGGTCTTGCTGCTCTGATTCCAGCTGACCCCGGCCTTCAGACCTTGGCTGATCAGACTGATCGGAACCATGGTTACATTCGAGGACGTAATATAAGGCGGCACATCACCGGTTAATGTCGTCCCATCCAGTTCAAGCGTGATCTGAACTGCAGCTGCCTTTGCTCCGGAGAATCCCAGCGGCAGGCACAGCAGCACGACCAGCATTCCAAGCATCCATTTACGGTAATTCATAATTCCTCCCAAGTAACTTTTATGATGACACACCAAAAAACGGCACTCGACCCCTTAGCGATCCGAACCATTGCTGGTTCAGTTCGTAAAGGACGATAACCGTTTTGACGTTAAAAACTGGAAAAGGTTGCGCTAAACCAAATAGAAACGGCCATACCGTCCCGGTCGCAGCTTAGG
This window encodes:
- a CDS encoding family 10 glycosylhydrolase, giving the protein MNYRKWMLGMLVVLLCLPLGFSGAKAAAVQITLELDGTTLTGDVPPYITSSNVTMVPISLISQGLKAGVSWNQSSKTVTITRGEQILKLTSGTKTALVNEASVALDTSVQIKQGRVMVPIRFVSEQLGLQVLWNQATRHITLISGSSEPQPQQPSGPDTPTLPEEPSVPEPSSQPVPTLPGNGTAKAMKGAWISTVFNLDWPSTSSAGKADKQKQEFAVLLDKLKAVGFNAVYVQVRPSADSLYPSELMPWSKFLTGTQGKNPGYDPLAYMVAAAHERGMEFHAWFNPFRAATDASTSGLASNSVAKAHPSWIVNAGSKLYINPGIPEARQEIMDTVMEVVKGYDVDGVHLDDYFYPSNVAFADDAAYKAYNPKGIVSKGDWRRDNINEFVRQLGEQIHNVKPSVSYGISPFGVWRNSKVDSTGSDTKAGVSAYDDMYADVRTWIKQDWIDYVAPQIYWSLSFETARYDKLVDWWVKEVEGTDVKLYIGQAAYKVGASDQKAEWQSGQQIINQLKYNEKYKEVAGSIMFRANDIVVRDPFGLSSLLTFYFQS
- a CDS encoding patatin-like phospholipase family protein is translated as MEINAVFEGGGVRGIGLAGAVEATEKAGRTFKRVAGASSGSIVAALLAAGYNGKEMSRIIQDTAFSSFLTRSPIYNTAYIGPALRVMIKKGLYSGEALEAWIRDILLQKGIVTFRDLPQGKLSIVASDITNGRIVVLPQGLEQYGISPERFEVAKAVRMSCSIPYFFDPVRLRLRGESARGKSFTEQFVYMVDGGLLSNFPLWLFEEKPGGLKSHGSLYAVPTVGYRLVGATEPQPHRIQGPFSMLQAMFSTMLSAHDERYIEQEKIVRTVKVPALGISTTQFEITPAQSDDLFASGMKAGTDFFRDWRPR